The proteins below are encoded in one region of Methylobacillus flagellatus KT:
- a CDS encoding MerC domain-containing protein: MHIIRLTDPKFLSWDKFGNFVSLLCLIHCTVLPLIAMILPLSVFLDEAVHVWLFIALLPAAIFGAWSGWRHHGDSKPSLLLAAGLALVGIAAFAPMDTAAEIALTIPGSLLLIAGHTLNRRLNLLSHLTATTTANS, encoded by the coding sequence GTGCACATCATCCGCCTCACCGATCCAAAATTCCTTAGCTGGGACAAATTCGGCAATTTCGTCTCGCTGCTTTGCCTGATCCACTGTACCGTGCTGCCCTTGATCGCCATGATCCTGCCGCTTTCCGTGTTCCTCGATGAGGCTGTGCACGTCTGGCTGTTCATTGCCCTGCTGCCCGCAGCCATTTTCGGCGCATGGTCGGGCTGGCGACATCACGGCGACAGCAAGCCCAGCCTGTTGCTGGCTGCCGGGCTGGCCTTGGTCGGCATCGCGGCATTCGCGCCCATGGACACCGCCGCGGAAATTGCGCTGACAATACCAGGGAGTTTGCTGCTGATTGCAGGACACACACTCAACCGCCGCCTCAACCTCCTTTCCCACCTGACCGCCACCACCACGGCAAACTCCTAA
- the gndA gene encoding NADP-dependent phosphogluconate dehydrogenase, with the protein MSTNTADIGLIGLAVMGQNLALNIADHGYTISVYNRDPEKTRKFIAHCKENEPSADNLKGFEDLATFVLSIKRPRKIVLLVKAGSATDVTINALVPFLEEGDIIIDGGNALWTDTIRREKELRAKGLEFIGSGVSGGETGARFGPSLMPSGTRKAWFHLEPIWRDIAAKVDPRTGKPIEGAAPGKPVQGGFSCAEYIGPDGAGHYVKMVHNGIEYIDMQLICEAYWLMKNLLGMRADEIGQVFEEWNKGELSSFLIEITGDILQQKDPAGDGFLVDKILDAAGQKGTGQWTAANALELGSPANAIAAAVFARALSTLKAERVEASTILKGPTVKLESDREQLIEAIRNALYCSKICAYAQGFQLMDKAQVAYNWKLNFGEIAQIWRGGCIIRARFLQKITDAYALDSRLKNLMLDPYFTEALDEGQASWREVVTLAVRNGIPAQAFCAALSYYDGYRSASLPANLLQAQRDYFGAHTYERTDQPRGEFFHTDWPEPGRPQFKV; encoded by the coding sequence ATGAGTACAAATACCGCAGATATTGGCCTCATTGGTTTGGCAGTCATGGGGCAGAACCTGGCACTCAACATCGCAGATCATGGCTACACGATCTCCGTCTACAACCGCGACCCGGAAAAAACGCGCAAATTCATCGCCCACTGCAAGGAAAACGAGCCTTCTGCCGATAACCTCAAGGGTTTCGAGGACCTCGCCACCTTCGTATTGAGCATCAAGCGCCCCCGCAAGATCGTATTGCTGGTGAAAGCGGGCAGCGCCACCGATGTCACCATCAACGCATTGGTACCCTTCCTGGAGGAAGGCGACATCATCATCGATGGAGGCAATGCCCTGTGGACGGATACCATCCGCCGCGAAAAGGAACTGCGCGCGAAGGGGCTTGAATTTATCGGCTCCGGCGTGTCAGGCGGCGAGACCGGCGCACGTTTCGGCCCATCTCTCATGCCGAGTGGCACGCGCAAGGCATGGTTCCACCTGGAGCCCATCTGGCGCGACATTGCCGCCAAGGTGGACCCACGCACTGGCAAGCCTATCGAAGGCGCCGCACCGGGCAAGCCGGTACAGGGCGGTTTCTCCTGCGCAGAGTATATCGGCCCTGATGGCGCGGGCCATTATGTCAAGATGGTGCACAACGGCATCGAATACATCGACATGCAACTGATCTGCGAAGCCTACTGGCTCATGAAGAACCTGCTCGGCATGCGCGCGGACGAAATCGGCCAAGTATTCGAGGAGTGGAACAAGGGCGAGCTGTCGAGCTTCCTGATCGAGATCACCGGTGACATACTGCAACAGAAGGACCCTGCCGGAGACGGCTTCCTCGTGGACAAGATACTGGATGCCGCGGGCCAGAAGGGCACCGGTCAATGGACCGCCGCCAACGCGCTAGAGTTGGGCTCTCCAGCCAATGCGATTGCCGCCGCCGTCTTCGCCCGCGCACTATCCACATTGAAGGCCGAACGCGTCGAAGCCAGCACTATCCTCAAAGGGCCCACGGTGAAGCTGGAATCCGATCGCGAACAACTGATCGAGGCGATCCGCAACGCATTGTATTGTTCCAAGATATGCGCCTATGCACAGGGCTTCCAACTCATGGACAAGGCGCAGGTCGCCTACAACTGGAAGCTCAATTTCGGCGAGATCGCGCAGATATGGCGCGGCGGCTGCATCATCCGCGCCCGCTTCCTGCAGAAGATCACCGATGCTTACGCGCTGGATTCACGCCTCAAGAACCTGATGCTGGACCCTTACTTCACTGAAGCGCTCGATGAAGGCCAGGCAAGCTGGCGGGAAGTGGTCACGCTAGCCGTGCGCAACGGCATCCCGGCCCAGGCGTTCTGCGCAGCGCTGTCCTATTACGACGGCTACCGCAGCGCATCGCTGCCGGCCAACCTGCTGCAGGCACAACGCGACTACTTCGGCGCCCATACCTACGAGCGCACGGATCAGCCGCGCGGTGAATTCTTCCATACCGACTGGCCAGAGCCTGGACGTCCGCAGTTCAAGGTATAA
- a CDS encoding PsiF family protein encodes MKPLIRILLLSILSITVAQANPQQDKMKSCNAEAAANNLSGDARKDFMKSCLSATADTPANTQQARMKSCNAAAGEKSLKGDDRKAFMKNCLSSGPELAGNTQQQKMKTCNAEAGKQDLSGEARKAFMKRCLSAK; translated from the coding sequence ATGAAACCGCTCATCCGCATCCTGTTGTTATCCATCCTCAGTATCACTGTCGCTCAGGCCAACCCGCAGCAGGACAAGATGAAATCCTGCAATGCCGAGGCTGCCGCCAACAACCTGAGCGGCGACGCCCGCAAGGATTTCATGAAGTCATGCCTGTCCGCGACAGCCGACACACCGGCCAACACCCAGCAGGCGCGCATGAAGTCATGCAACGCCGCTGCCGGAGAGAAAAGCCTCAAGGGTGACGACCGCAAAGCATTCATGAAAAACTGCCTGTCCAGCGGCCCTGAGCTCGCGGGCAATACCCAGCAGCAGAAAATGAAAACCTGCAATGCCGAAGCCGGCAAGCAAGACCTGAGCGGCGAGGCTCGCAAGGCGTTCATGAAGCGCTGCCTGTCCGCCAAATAA
- a CDS encoding dienelactone hydrolase family protein, with product MLIQSHIVDLETPTGTMRTYVHRPAGEGRFPAILFYSEIFQQTGPIERAARFLAGHGYAVLVPEVFHELNPIGTVLAYDDAGRDKGNADKAAKDVQGYDSDNRAMIEWVQSQPWFNGNIGAAGFCIGGHLAFRAALQPEVKATACFYATDLHTQIIPSKPGQHSMERLADIKGELLMIWGKQDNHIPTAGRVQVYQQLTDAGLSFTWHEFNGQHAFMRDEGERYDPQLAAIGYQLALQLFGNTL from the coding sequence ATGCTGATTCAAAGCCATATCGTCGACCTGGAAACCCCCACCGGCACCATGCGCACCTATGTGCATCGTCCTGCCGGCGAAGGCCGTTTCCCCGCCATCCTGTTCTACTCCGAAATATTCCAGCAAACCGGCCCTATCGAGCGTGCCGCACGTTTCCTCGCAGGCCACGGCTATGCCGTGCTGGTGCCGGAAGTTTTCCACGAACTCAACCCGATCGGCACCGTGCTCGCCTATGACGACGCGGGCCGCGACAAGGGCAATGCCGACAAGGCGGCCAAAGACGTACAAGGTTACGACAGCGACAACCGCGCCATGATCGAATGGGTACAGTCACAACCCTGGTTTAATGGCAATATCGGCGCTGCAGGCTTCTGCATCGGCGGCCACCTGGCATTCCGTGCCGCCCTGCAACCGGAAGTCAAGGCCACCGCCTGCTTCTATGCCACCGACCTGCATACCCAGATCATCCCCAGCAAGCCGGGCCAGCACAGCATGGAACGCCTTGCCGACATCAAGGGCGAACTGCTCATGATCTGGGGCAAGCAGGACAACCACATCCCGACCGCAGGCCGCGTACAGGTCTACCAACAATTAACGGATGCCGGCCTCAGCTTCACCTGGCACGAATTCAACGGCCAACACGCCTTCATGCGCGACGAGGGCGAACGCTACGACCCACAGCTCGCCGCCATCGGCTACCAACTGGCCTTGCAATTGTTCGGTAATACGCTGTAA